The following coding sequences lie in one bacterium genomic window:
- the queC gene encoding 7-cyano-7-deazaguanine synthase QueC: MRDRAIALHSGGLDSSVAVALAMRSCDIALALTFDYGQRAAAREKEAAAAFCRERDIEHRSIALPWLAELGKSPLTHKDAKLPVVEPKNLESSGHERAQAVWIPNRNGLFVAIAASFAEGMEAKHVIAGFNREEAETFPDNGVPFMEATEGALSFSTLNKVGILCPTKNMDKKAIAREFIALKLGPDSFWCCYEGREKLCGRCESCARTMRAFKANDAFDAIRERFEQGTR, encoded by the coding sequence ATGAGAGACAGGGCCATAGCATTGCACTCGGGCGGGCTGGACAGTTCTGTGGCCGTGGCGCTGGCCATGCGGAGCTGCGATATCGCGCTCGCATTGACCTTTGACTACGGCCAGCGGGCGGCAGCGCGCGAGAAAGAAGCGGCTGCCGCCTTCTGCAGAGAACGCGACATCGAACATCGTTCGATCGCCCTGCCGTGGCTCGCGGAGCTGGGCAAAAGCCCGCTCACGCACAAAGACGCGAAACTCCCTGTTGTAGAGCCGAAGAATCTGGAATCCAGCGGCCATGAGAGGGCACAGGCAGTGTGGATCCCCAATCGCAACGGTCTCTTTGTCGCGATCGCCGCATCATTCGCAGAGGGGATGGAGGCGAAGCACGTGATCGCTGGGTTCAACAGAGAAGAAGCAGAGACCTTCCCTGACAACGGCGTTCCATTTATGGAGGCGACTGAAGGCGCGCTCTCCTTCTCCACCCTGAACAAGGTGGGAATCCTCTGTCCCACCAAAAACATGGACAAGAAAGCGATCGCCAGGGAATTCATCGCACTGAAACTCGGGCCGGACTCGTTCTGGTGCTGCTATGAAGGCAGGGAGAAACTCTGCGGCAGATGCGAGTCCTGTGCGCGCACGATGAGGGCGTTCAAAGCGAACGACGCATTCGATGCGATCAGGGAGAGATTCGAACAAGGGACAAGGTGA
- a CDS encoding DUF366 family protein, which yields MKGAWIEKETLYDGTQLRSGWVKSHTGLSGSAIASFAGPADVPIENMVDLEDVARNAPIFSNDMLHFIAEHEERDLPLAVARQRLLVAIAVDALRDRAKGAKIERRGDDIFDGDRKLSVSIATSSPRSTLIHFAINIRSDGTPVPTKGLSDYDIEPRKLADSILARYCGEIESMERAENKVRPVD from the coding sequence ATGAAAGGTGCATGGATAGAAAAGGAAACCCTCTACGACGGCACGCAGCTGAGATCAGGCTGGGTTAAGAGCCATACGGGGCTTTCCGGGAGCGCGATCGCCTCGTTCGCAGGCCCTGCCGACGTGCCGATCGAGAACATGGTCGATCTCGAAGATGTCGCACGCAATGCCCCGATCTTCTCAAACGATATGCTCCACTTCATCGCCGAACACGAGGAGCGCGACCTGCCCCTCGCGGTCGCGCGGCAGAGACTGCTCGTCGCGATCGCCGTGGACGCACTCAGGGACCGCGCGAAGGGCGCAAAGATCGAGCGGAGGGGCGACGACATCTTCGATGGCGATCGCAAGCTATCGGTCTCCATCGCCACTAGCTCCCCGCGCTCCACGCTCATCCACTTTGCGATCAACATCCGCAGCGACGGCACTCCCGTGCCAACCAAGGGGCTCTCGGACTACGACATCGAGCCGAGAAAACTCGCCGATTCGATCCTCGCGCGATACTGCGGGGAGATAGAGTCGATGGAGAGAGCTGAGAATAAAGTCAGGCCGGTAGATTAA
- a CDS encoding 6-carboxytetrahydropterin synthase, which produces MFEISVKKSFSASHALTGKKDLIEKAHDHRFECEVKIISKTLGEGGMGVDFRRVDEALDAIVGPIEGKSLNESRLLAEKSPSAENIALAIFNMLGEMLPQEALLKSVTIWEDADHSATYYGER; this is translated from the coding sequence ATGTTCGAGATATCGGTCAAAAAATCATTCTCAGCCTCGCACGCGCTCACGGGCAAAAAGGACCTGATCGAGAAGGCGCATGACCATCGCTTCGAGTGCGAAGTGAAAATCATATCCAAAACACTTGGCGAGGGCGGCATGGGGGTGGATTTCCGCCGCGTGGACGAGGCGCTGGACGCGATCGTGGGTCCGATCGAAGGGAAGAGCCTCAACGAGTCCCGGCTGCTTGCGGAAAAGAGCCCCTCCGCTGAGAACATCGCGCTGGCCATCTTCAATATGCTGGGAGAGATGCTCCCGCAGGAAGCGCTGCTCAAGAGCGTCACGATCTGGGAGGACGCAGACCATTCGGCCACCTATTACGGAGAAAGATGA